The Candidatus Cloacimonadota bacterium genomic sequence GCTTTCCGGAAGCGGCGGACAGGGACTTATCCTGGCGGGAATCATCCTCGCCCGCGCCGCCGTGCTGGACAAGCGCCGCGTTACCCAAACCCAGAGCTATGGCCCGGAATCCCGCGGCGGCTCTTCCCGCGCCGACGTGATCATCAGCGACGAGGAGATATATTTCCCCGAAGCCACGAACTTCGACTGCCTCCTGGCCCTCACCCAGGAAGCTTGCGACAAGTATCTCTTCGATCTCCGCGAAAGAGGCATCCTCATCATCGACACTACCTACGTAAAAAACCTCGCTCTCGCCGCGGAGAACACTTATGAGCTGAACTTCACCGAAATCGCCATCGAGAAACTCGGCAGCCCCATCACCACGAACATCCTCTCCCTCGCTTTCCTGGTGAAGGTCACCGGAATCGTGAAGGAGGCCTCGCTGAAGCAATCCATCTCCGAAACCGTGAAACCAGCCTTTGTGGACCTGAACCTCAAGGCAATGGAACTCGGCTTCGAACTGGCCAAAAACTACGGGAAATGATGCCATGATCAAACACATTTCCCATATCGGCATCGCGGTGAAGGACCTGGAAGAAGGCATCGCCTTCTACGAAAAGCTGGGCCTCACCCTCGAAGGCACCGAGGAAGTGGCTTCCCAAAAGGTGAAAGTGGCTTTCTTTCCCTGCGGCGACACCCGCATCGAACTGCTTGCCCCCACCTCCGAAGACAGCCCCATCGCCAAATTCCTGGAGAAAAAAGGCGAGGGAATCCAACACATCGCCTTCGCTGTGGACGACCTGCCCAAAGAGCTACAGAAAGCGGAAGAGAACGGCATCCGCCTCATCGACAAGGAACCCCGCCCCGGGGCCCATCATGCCGACATCGCCTTCCTGCATCCCAAATCCACCCTCGGCGTGCTGATCGAATTCTGCCAGGAAGCAGAGCACAAAGAAGAAAAGTAACCCCATAGCCCGGCGGTTTCTGCCTCCGGGACACAATATCCAGGCCGGCCTCAACGCCGGCCTTTTTCTGTGCCGAATACCAAACCCACCATTCTGGGCAGAAAGGCTGAAGTGGAGCGACGCAACAGCATCAATCACAGCGAGATAGGATGAAAGATTGTTGGGCGTCGCCCCACACCAAAACCTCAAACCGTCCCTACTCCATTTGCCCCTTCCCATTCACATCCCATTCACTTCCCGTTTAGTTCCCGCCTTTCAAACGGGAACTAAACGGGAGGCAGACAGGGGGTGAAAGGGACAGGGCAAAGGACGAGCTGACAAAAAACCCGGGAGCGGACTCCCGGGTATGCTTATCTTTTAGTTTATCAGTTAGTTCAGGGCGATCACACGGAAGAACTTCATGGCTTCCGTGGGGTTTTGTATCACATAGGTTATATCGTTGGTGGTACCCAGGGTGGTGTAAACGCCGTATGGATCGGAGGCGGATTCCACGCGATAGCTGGAGGCTCCATCAACATCTGGCCAAGCGAGCTGTATGCTGGTTCCTACACGTGTTATGGTGACGACAGGGGCGTCCAATGTAGCGCCAGCTACTTCAAAATCAGCCAGGAAGCGTGGTGAGATCTGCATATTAGCGTCAAACTGACCCACCAGGCAGGTGATGTTGACTGGCACTGTGTGGATAGGGGTACCACTATAGTCTGTATTGGGGAAGGTCCTCATTACGAGGGTCGCGGTGGGATCGGTGACGTTAATGTTGGAAGCATTCGCGGGATAGGTTCCCTGAGTGGCATCCACGGTTGCATTCATCACTTTGATCAGCTTGGCTTGATCGGCGGTGGTGAGGCTGGCCAGGGTGCGTACTTCCGGAACAATGGTGTTTCCGCTTGAGGTCGCCGCTCCGGGATCGGCCACGGGAGTGAACTGCAGCATGTTTCTGTAGAGACCCAGGGTTCCGGTAATGCCGGTGATGCCGTCGTAAAGGTTATACGTGCTGGTGATGATACCGGCAGAATCGTCGATCAGGATGGCGGCTGTGGCATCCTGGATGTATTTCTGGTGGCGTTGCGCCTGCTGGAAGGTCAGCACGGCCTCGCCGGTCAGCTTGTAAACGTTGCTGCCGGTGGGCTGAGCGCGCAGGGTGGCAATGTCCGGGATGGAAACCGGGAGCATGTAGGCTTCCGTGGTCACGCTGCTGGGAGTGTAACCAGTGGCGTAGGCGATGGCCTTCACCGTAGTGGTCGCGCTTACCGCAATGGGAGCGGTATAGGTTAATCCGTTGGTGTCGCTGGGGGTGCTGCCATCGGTGGTGTAGTAGATGGTCGCGCCAGGAGTCGCGGAGGACATGGTCACATTCACCGTGGAGTAATAGATTCCACCCGCGGGTGTAAGCACAGGAGCCTCCGCTACCTGGACGCCAGGAGTGAAGGTGTGGGAACCGAGATATGAGGTTGTATCTTGAGGATACACATCCCATTCTGTAGCCAGGGTAAGAAAACCTGTTGTGTCGCCTGCTCCTGGAATAGGAGGATTAACCGATACTCCCTGGGTTACAGATGGTTTACGTACAAGGGTTTTATCCTTTGTTGAGTAGCCCCCATCAGCAGTCCAACTACCAGTTATAGAAGAAGAACCATCAGGATCGTTGCCAATCACACCAAAGATATCGACATACTCATCCACATCGCCAACTGTTTTAACCAAGGCAATAGCGTCGTCACCGTTGTAGTAAGTGACTGTGCTGGTAGTGTCTGCCTCAGCCAGTATCGTAGCATTGGCTTGTGAGTTAGCTATGACATACACTTCGTTGTGGGCCAGCATCGTTCCAGCCGGGAAAGTCTGAGTATTATTTGGCGTTGCAGCTCCGTTAGGATACAATAAGACCTTGTAAGCAGACAAATCAACTGGAATTCCGGTGCCATTGAATATCTCCAGTGCCTTGTTGTTGCTGCTGCCTTCAATGTATTCGCTGAAGAACAGGTCGGTTGCATAGTTTCCTGCGGGGAGAGCGGCGGTGCCGCTGACCGGCAGGTTATAAGGTGTGGCAGTGAGCGAGCTGTGTACAATATTTTCAGTGAATTGGCCTGCCGTTGTTGAATTCATCCGCACATAGACATTATTGTTGAAATTGGAGAGCAATACAAGCTCATCGGTCCAGTTAGTAGTTCCGTTTAGGCTAAGCTCGAAGGGGCTTGCCACGCTGACGGTAATGTCATCGAGGGCGCCTGTCGCGCTAAGGGTGTATGACTGCGTTGCGGAAGGTGTTCCCACTTCATGATCGAAGGCAGTGAAATTCGCCGTGATGTTCCACACGACAGGTGAAACGAAGGTTTCGCCTTCCACCCTGATAGTAACTTCGGTTGCCCCGAAGCTGTTGTGGGTGATGTTTCCGCCATGCATTCCAACCACGCCGCTAACCAGGCGCACATAAATGAGGCCGTTGAAGTCGGCAGGGACACTGATCTCGGAAGCCCAGCCGCCCGTGCCGGTCGATGAAACTTCAAATCCTGTCGGCGCCACAATGTAGATGGGGCCTTGCAAATTGCTTCCGCTGAGGCTGTATTCGGATATTTCCTCGGAAGGGCAGCCCGCATAGTTGGCCAGGGAAGCAGGCTCGCCTGTCACCGTGATGACCGGAGTAGGCGGAGCATCGCCGCTCCAGAGGATCGCCCAATCGTTGCTCACGCGGATGCCGTCGATCAAGGCCAGGGGGGTATTGGTTCCTTGCCTGATGGCGATCGAACCAATGTTGGCAGCATCTGTGCCGGTAGCATCAGACGCGGTGAGTTGAGGAGTGGGTTCTGTCGCGCCGATTGCGGGGTTTACCCACATATAAACTTCATCGTTCGCCGTGCCGCTATTGATCACATATTTAATCACTATCAGATAAGTGGTGTTTTGCACGTACACATAATCCGTCCAGACAGCCCCAGTCGCAGCAGCAGCCTTGGTCAAACCAAAACGCAGGTTCCCGTCGCTGTCTTTCTGGATAAAGAACCTACCCTTAAGATCAGTACCTATCGGGTCAGGTCCGAAATGAATCAGATAGTCAGCGGTGGTGTTTGGCAGGGACAAGGCGTTGAACAGGAAGGAGGCATAGACAGCGCCGTTGGTTTGGACCGGGAATGTTCTATGAACGTCTTCAGCCGGTCCTGAGAATACTGTCTCTCCACTCAAGCCAGAAGATGGCGGATAACCTGCATAAGTAAGGCCAGTGGAACCAACAATCGCTGGATTGCTGCCTATCCCACTGTGTGCTGTCCATCCGTTAGCTGTGAGCAGTTCGCCCGCGGTATAGTTGAAGTTCTCTTCCAAAAAGATGGTAGGCCCAGCCGGGGTCTGCACCTCGCCAGTAACGGGCAGATCCACCTGAGTGGCTCCGGCGCTGGTGTGGGTGATGTTGCCGGAATAATTGCCAACCGTGGTACCGATCAGGCGTATATAGACCGGGCCGTTGAAGGTGGAAGCAAGTGAGAGTGAAGAGCTGTAACTGTTGCCATCGGTTGAAAGCTCAAAACCTGTGGGAGGAGTTACAATGATATTGGCGGTAAGCAACTCACCGTAAAGGGTGTAGGTCTGAGCCGCTGAGGGAGTCCCTACCAGGGTGGTAAAGGCGTTCAGAGTGCCAGTGGTGTGGATGGTCGGCACAGGGTCGCTAACCGTGCCGCTGACAGCCAGATCCACCTGGGTGGCTCCGGTGCTGGTGTGGGCGATGTCGCCGGAATAAATGCCAGCGGTTGCACCCGTGAGACGCACATAGACCGGGCCGTTGAAGGTGGAAGCCAGAG encodes the following:
- the mce gene encoding methylmalonyl-CoA epimerase, which produces MIKHISHIGIAVKDLEEGIAFYEKLGLTLEGTEEVASQKVKVAFFPCGDTRIELLAPTSEDSPIAKFLEKKGEGIQHIAFAVDDLPKELQKAEENGIRLIDKEPRPGAHHADIAFLHPKSTLGVLIEFCQEAEHKEEK
- a CDS encoding 2-oxoacid:ferredoxin oxidoreductase subunit gamma, which codes for MKTNSYEIRLSGSGGQGLILAGIILARAAVLDKRRVTQTQSYGPESRGGSSRADVIISDEEIYFPEATNFDCLLALTQEACDKYLFDLRERGILIIDTTYVKNLALAAENTYELNFTEIAIEKLGSPITTNILSLAFLVKVTGIVKEASLKQSISETVKPAFVDLNLKAMELGFELAKNYGK